The proteins below are encoded in one region of Xenopus laevis strain J_2021 chromosome 8L, Xenopus_laevis_v10.1, whole genome shotgun sequence:
- the gdi1.L gene encoding rab GDP dissociation inhibitor alpha → MDEEYDVIVLGTGLTECILSGIMSVNGKKVLHMDRNPYYGGESSSITPLEELYKRFDMADGPAESMGRGRDWNVDLIPKFLMANGQLVKMLLYTEVTRYLDFKVIEGSFVYKGGKIYKVPSTETEALASNLMGMFEKRRFRKFLVFVANFDENDPKTFEGVDPMDTNMRDVYKKFDLGQDVIDFTGHALALYRTDDYLDQPCLETINRIKLYSESLARYGKSPYLYPLYGLGELPQGFARLSAIYGGTYMLNKSVDEIVMEKGTVVGVKSEGEVARCKQLICDPSYVPDRVHKAGQVIRVICILNHPIKNTNDANSCQIIIPQNQVNRKSDIYVCMISYAHNVAAQGKYIAIVSTTVETAEPEKEIEPALELLEPIDQKFVAISDLYECIEDGTESQIFCSRSYDATTHFETTCNDIKDIYKRMTGTHFDFENMKRKQNDVFGEDEQ, encoded by the exons GAATGTATCCTGTCTGGGATCATGTCAGTGAATGGGAAAAAGGTTCTTCATATGGACCGGAACCCATACTATGGAGGAGAGAGTTCATCCATCACTCCACTGGAAGAG CTCTATAAACGATTTGACATGGCTGATGGCCCCGCAGAGAGCATGGGAAGGGGACGAGACTGGAATGTGGATCTAATCCCTAAATTCCTCATGGCTAATG GTCAGCTTGTGAAAATGCTGCTCTACACAGAAGTTACCCGTTACCTGGACTTCAAGGTTATAGAAGGAAGCTTTGTATATAAAGGTGGAAAGATCTACAAGGTGCCATCTACCGAGACAGAAGCACTTGCATCTA ATCTCATGGGGATGTTTGAGAAGCGACGGTTCCGTAAATTCTTGGTATTTGTAGCCAATTTTGATGAGAATGATCCGAAGACATTTGAAGGGGTGGATCCAATGGACACAAACATGCGTGATGTATACAAGAAGTTTGATTTGGGACAAGATGTCATTGACTTCACTGGCCACGCCCTGGCACTCTACAGAACTGATGA CTATTTGGACCAACCCTGCCTAGAAACTATCAATCGCATTAAGCTTTACAGCGAGTCTTTGGCAAGATATGGCAAGAGTCCATACTTGTACCCTCTGTACGGGCTAGGGGAGCTGCCCCAGGGCTTTGCCAG GTTAAGTGCAATATATGGAGGAACCTACATGCTGAACAAATCTGTGGATGAGATTGTCATGGAGAAAGGCACAGTGGTTGGTGTGAAGTCTGAGGGAGAG GTGGCACGATGCAAGCAGCTGATCTGTGACCCCAGTTATGTTCCTGATCGAGTGCACAAGGCAGGCCAGGTCATCCGCGTCATCTGCATCTTGAACCATCCCATTAAGAATACGAATGATGCAAACTCTTGCCAAATTATTATCCCCCAGAACCAGGTCAACAGAAAATCAG ATATTTACGTGTGCATGATCTCCTACGCACACAATGTAGCCGCTCAGGGCAAGTACATTGCTATTGTCAGCACCACGGTGGAGACTGCAGAGCCAGAGAAAGAGATTGAACCAGCACTGGAACTCCTGGAGCCCATTGATCAGAA ATTTGTGGCCATCAGTGATCTGTATGAATGTATAGAGGATGGGACAGAAAGCCAA ATTTTCTGCTCCCGCTCCTATGATGCCACCACACACTTTGAGACCACGTGTAATGACATCAAGGACATCTACAAGAGGATGACTGGCACACACTTTGACTTTGAGAACATGAAACGCAAACAGAATGATGTTTTTGGGGAGGATGAGCAGTGA
- the fam50a.L gene encoding protein FAM50A-A (The RefSeq protein has 1 non-frameshifting indel compared to this genomic sequence) — protein MAQYKGAASEAGRAMQLMKKREKQREQLEQMKLKIAEENVVKANINKKFSAHYDAVEAELKSSTVGLVTLNDMKAKQEALVKEREKQLAKKEQFKDLQLMLEKQRERERKKEQKRKIASLSFNLEEDEECEDEEGEEEESDKEDPPEEKKKKKKKKLGKNPDVDTSFLPDRDREEEENRLREELRQEWEHKQEKIKSEEIEITFSYWDGSGHRRTVKMKKGNSIQQFLQKALESLRKDFSELRSAGVEQLMYIKEDLIIPHHHSFYDFIVTKARGKSGPLFNFDVHEDVRLLSDATVEKDESHAGKVVLRSWYEKNKHIFPASRWEPYDPEKKWDKYTIR, from the exons ATGGCGCAGTACAAGGGGGCCGCTAGCGAAGCCGGGAGGGCGATGCAACTTATGAAGAAGCGGGAGAAGCAGCGAGAGCAGCTGGAACAGATGAAGCTGAAAATAGCGGAG GAGAATGTGGTTAAGGCaaatataaataagaaattcTCGGCACATTATGATGCGGTGGAGGCGGAGCTAAAATCAAGCACTGTGG GATTGGTTACCCTTAATGACATGAAAGCAAAACAAGAGGCTCTGGTGAAAGAGCGAGAGAAGCAGCTGGCAAAGAAGGAGCAATTCAAGGACCTCCAGTT AATGCTGGAGAAGCAGAGGGAAAGGGAGCGAAAGAAAGAGCAAAAGCGCAAAATAGCCAGCTTATCTTTCAACTTAGAGGAGGATGAGGAATGTGAAGATGAGGAGGGTGAAGAAGAAGAATCAGACAAAGAGG ACCCAcctgaggagaagaagaagaagaagaagaagcttgGCAAAAATCCTGATGTGGATACAAGTTTCCTGCCAGACAGAGACCGCGAG GAAGAGGAGAACCGACTTCGAGAAGAACTAAGACAGGAGTGGGAGCACAAGCAGGAGAAGATAAAAA GTGAAGAAATTGAAATCACCTTTAGCTACTGGGATGGCTCCGGGCACCGACGGACAGTAAAG ATGAAGAAAGGAAACAGTATCCAACAATTCCTGCAGAAAGCACTGGAGAGCCTACGGAAAGACTTTAGTGAGCTGCG ATCTgcaggcgtggaacagctcatgtaCATTAAGGAAGATCTTATCATTCCACAT CATCACAGTTTTTATGACTTCATTGTGACAAAGGCGAGAGGCAAAAGTG GTCCCCTTTTTAACTTTGATGTTCACGAGGATGTGCGACTGCTGAGTGATGCCACTGTAGAAAAGGATGAG TCCCATGCTGGCAAAGTTGTCCTGCGTAGCTGGTATGAGAAGAACAAGCACATATTCCCAGCAAGCCGGTGGGAACCTTATGACCCAGAAAAGAAATGGGATAAATATACG ATCCGGTAA